One window of the Penaeus vannamei isolate JL-2024 chromosome 31, ASM4276789v1, whole genome shotgun sequence genome contains the following:
- the LOC138867670 gene encoding uncharacterized PPE family protein PPE62-like: MDLESRDLGLGSIESRDLGLGSTESMDLGLRSIESRDLGLRSIESRDLESRDLGLGSIESRDLGLGSTESMDLGLRSIESRDLGLGSIESMDLESRDLGLGSIESRDLGFGSTESMDLGLGSRESRDLGLRSIESMDLESRDLGLGSIESRDLGLGSTESMDLGLRSIESRDLGLGSIESRDLESRDLGLGSIESRDLGLGSIESRNLALRSIESRDLGLRSIESRDLESRDLGLRSIESRDLGLGSIESRNLALRSIESRDLGLRSIESRDLESRDLGLGSIESRDLSLRSIDSRDLGLGSIESRDLGLRSIESRDLESRDLGLGSRESRDLGLVGVESRDLGLGSIESRDLGLGSTESMDLGLRSIESRDLGLGSIESMDLESRDLGLGSIESRDLGLGSTESMDLGLRSIESRDLGLRSIESRDLESRDLGLGSIESRDLGLGSTESMDLGLRSIESRDLGLRSIESMDLESRDLGLGSIESRDLGLGSIESRNLALRSIESRDLGLRSIESRDLESRDLGLRSIESRDLGLRSIESRVLALRSVESRDLGLRSIESRDLESRDLGLRSIESRDLGLRSVESRGLGLRSIESRDLSLRSIESRDLGLGSIESRDLGLRSVESRGLGLGSIESRDLGLGSIESRDLESRGLGLGSIESRGLGLGSIESRGLGLRFIESRDLGLRSIESRDLESRDLGLRSIESRDLSLRSTESRDLGLETRPSYTPLWEALTKALFVYI, from the exons atggacttgg agtctcgggacttgggtttggggtccatagagtctagggacttgggtttggggtccacaGAGTCtatggacttgggtttgaggtccatagagtctagggacttgggtttgaggtccatagagtctagggacttgg agtctagggacttgggtttggggtccatagagtctagggacttgggtttggggtccacaGAGTCtatggacttgggtttgaggtccatagagtctcgggacttgggtttggggtccatagagtctatggacttgg agtctcgggacttgggtttggggtccatagagtctagggacttgggttttgGGTCCACAGAGTCtatggacttgggtttggggtccagagagtctagggacttgggtttgaggtccatagagtctatggacttgg agtctagggacttgggtttggggtccatagagtctagggacttgggtttggggtccacaGAGTCtatggacttgggtttgaggtccatagagtctcgggacttgggtttggggtccatagagtctagggacttgg agtctagggacttgggtttggggtccatagagtctagggacttgggtttggggtccatagagtctaggaaCTTGgctttgaggtccatagagtctagggacttgggtttgaggtccatagagtctagggacttgg agtctagggacttgggtttgaggtccatagagtctagggacttgggtttggggtccatagagtctaggaaCTTGgctttgaggtccatagagtctagggacttgggtttgaggtccatagagtctagggacttgg agtctagggacttgggcttggggtccatagagtctagggacttgagtCTGAGGTCCATAGactctagggacttgggtttggggtccatagagtctagggacttgggtttgaggtccatagagtctagggacttgg agtctagggacttgggtttggggtccagagagtctagggacttgggtttggtggGAGTCG agtctagggacttgggtttggggtccatagagtctagggacttgggtttggggtccacaGAGTCtatggacttgggtttgaggtccatagagtctcgggacttgggtttggggtccatagagtctatggacttgg agtctagggacctgggtttggggtccatagagtctcgggacttgggtttggggtccacaGAGTCtatggacttgggtttgaggtccatagagtctagggacttgggtttgaggtccatagagtctagggacttgg agtctagggacctgggtttggggtccatagagtctcgggacttgggtttggggtccacaGAGTCtatggacttgggtttgaggtccatagagtctagggacttgggtttgaggtccatagagtctatggacttgg agtctagggacttgggtttggggtccatagagtctagggacttgggcttggggtccatagagtctaggaaCTTGgctttgaggtccatagagtctagggacttgggtttgaggtccatagagtctagggacttgg agtctagggacttgggtctgaggtccatagagtctcgggacttgggtttgaggtccatagagtctagggtcTTGGCTTTGAGGTCcgtagagtctagggacttgggtctgaggtccatagagtctagggacttgg agtctcgggacttgggtttgaggtccatagagtctagggacttgggtttgaggtccgtAGAGTCTAGGggcttgggtttgaggtccatagagtctagggacttgagtttgaggtccatagagtctagggacttgggtttggggtccatagagtctagggacttgggtttgaggtccgtAGAGTCTAGgggcttgggtttggggtccatagagtctagggacttgggtttggggtccatagagtctagggacttgg agtctaggggcttgggtttggggtccatagagtctaggggcttgggtttggggtccatagagtctaggggctTGGGTTTGAGGttcatagagtctagggacttgggtttgaggtccatagagtctagggacttgg